One part of the Populus alba chromosome 18, ASM523922v2, whole genome shotgun sequence genome encodes these proteins:
- the LOC118051273 gene encoding flotillin-like protein 4, with protein MYKVASPSEFLVITGVGISDIKLAKKGWILPGQSCTVFDVSPVNYTFEVQAMSAEKLPFVLPAVFTIGPRVDDEQSLLKYAKLISRHDKLSNHVKELVQGIIEGETRVLAASMTMEEVFKGTKEFKQEVFEKVQLELNQFGLLIYNANVKQLVDVPGHEYFSYLGQKTQMEAANQARVDVAEAKMKGEVGSKQREGQTLQNAARIDAETKIIATQRQGDGKKEEIKVKTEVKIYENHREAEVAEANADLAKKKAGWSKEAQVAEVEATKAVSLREAELQREVERMNALTRTEKLKAEFLSQASVEYETKVQEANWELYKKQKAAEAILYEKQKDADAQKATADATFYARQQVADGELYAKQKEAEGLVALAQAQGVYIRTVLDALGGNYAALRDYLMINSGMFQEIARINADAVHGLQPKISIWTNGSSGEANDGAGGGNAMKEVAGVYKMLPPLFKTVQDQTGMLPPAWMGTLTDSSHSNVN; from the exons ATGTATAAAGTTGCTAGCCCGTCCGAGTTTTTGGTGATAACCGGGGTTGGTATCTCAGATATTAAGCTAGCCAAAAAGGGATGGATCCTTCCCGGCCAGTCATGTACTGTCTTCGACGTTTCACCGGTCAACTACACCTTCGAAGTCCAAGCCATGAGTGCAGAGAAGCTCCCTTTTGTTCTTCCTGCTGTCTTCACTATTGGCCCTCGTGTGGACGACGAACAAAGCCTCCTTAAATATGCAAAGCTCATCTCTCGACATGACAAGCTCTCTAACCATGTTAAAGAGCTTGTTCAGGGTATCATCGAGGGTGAGACCAGAGTACTCGCTGCTTCCATGACCATGGAAGAGGTTTTTAAAGGAACTAAAGAGTTTAAACAGGAAGTTTTTGAGAAAGTCCAGCTTGAACTTAATCAATTTGGATTGTTAATATACAATGCTAATGTTAAACAACTTGTCGATGTTCCTGGGCACGAGTACTTCTCTTACTTGGGTCAAAAGACTCAGATGGAGGCTGCAAATCAAGCCAGAGTTGATGTAGCAGAAGCGAAAATGAAGGGAGAGGTAGGATCAAAGCAAAGGGAGGGTCAAACTCTGCAAAATGCGGCGAGAATCGATGCTGAAACGAAGATTATTGCGACGCAAAGGCAAGGAGATGGGAAGAAGGAGGAGATAAAGGTGAAGACTGAGGTTAAGATTTATGAGAACCATAGAGAGGCAGAGGTGGCAGAGGCCAATGCTGATTTGGCAAAGAAGAAGGCTGGCTGGTCCAAAGAAGCGCAGGTGGCAGAGGTGGAAGCAACAAAGGCCGTGTCCCTGAGGGAGGCTGAGCTGCAAAGGGAGGTGGAGAGAATGAACGCTTTGACCAGAACTGAGAAGCTCAAGGCTGAGTTTCTGAGTCAGGCTAGCGTGGAGTACGAAACcaag GTTCAAGAAGCAAACTGGGAGCTGTATAAGAAACAGAAAGCAGCAGAGGCAATTCTCTATGAAAAGCAGAAAGATGCTGATGCACAAAAAGCAACAGCAGATGCAACATTTTATGCTCGCCAACAAGTTGCTGATGGGGAGCTATACGCAAAGCAAAAGGAAGCTGAAGGACTCGTGGCACTTGCACAGGCACAGGGAGTCTATATACGCACCGTTTTAGACGCATTAGGCGGCAATTATGCAGCGTTAAGAGATTACTTAATGATCAACAGCGGAATGTTTCAAGAGATTGCTAGGATTAACGCGGATGCAGTTCATGGGTTGCAGCCTAAAATCAGCATCTGGACTAATGGAAGCAGCGGCGAGGCTAACGACGGAGCTGGGGGAGGCAATGCAATGAAGGAGGTTGCCGGGGTTTATAAGATGTTACCACCTTTGTTCAAGACTGTTCAAGACCAAACTGGAATGCTACCGCCGGCATGGATGGGCACATTGACAGACTCTAGCCACTCTAATGTGAACTGA